CCTGAATCATTTTATCCATACACGCAGTGACCGACCATTTCATTTCTCCCCAGTAACACTGCGGAGCAGCAAAATCGCAATATTTATTAAAAACTGAATAAGGTATATCCTGGTGATAACTTGCTATTGGAAAAGTAGTATATCCAATAATAGCATTAGGGCATTTACTCCTTACAATCTGGCATATTTCTTCTGCTTGTTTTGTCTTACCTGACACAGCATCTTCAGGATCAAAAACATAATAATCGCTATTATTAAGGGCATCTACTATTATATTAGCTTCTCCTTCAACATCATCAAAATGGTTATATCCCCAGGTACCTACTTTAAATCCTGCTTCTTTAAAATTGTTGACATACTTCAAAAAATCCTCTCTAAAATTCATACCTCCACCGGAAGCCCTTTCCCCTTCATTATACTTAATACAAACATTAGCTATTCCCAATGATTTTAATTTGGATATTAAATTATCTATACCCCCATATGCATCCACTTCATTTTGAAGCTGCCATATCCATGCAGATGTAGAAGTGACACTTGATGGAGCAGTTTCCGCAGAAGCATTTATTATTAGATTTAAATTCACCTTTTTATCATATCCTTCAACCTGGCCTTGGTAAACATAACTTCCCGGTATATTTAAATTTCCAAGAGGGTTGTCCCAAGTAACATTTACAGACTTTTTTTCTCCATTAGACATGTTGGCAGTAACCACATCCGGCAATTGATAGCTATCCCTTTGATTTATAGATACACTTATGTCATTTATTGAGGTTATTATTGAACCGGTCTTAAAAGTCATACTAAAGGAAGCTTTTAAAGTTCTATTATATGCAGACATCAATCCAGTACCTACACTTAACAGATACTCGTTGTCTGGAGCATAGGAGGAAGTACTGCTTGATATATTCACATAAAAATTGTTCTCGCTTAATGATATATTTATTGGAACTTCTTTATCAGTTTTTTTGTCTACAATCTTTATGTTTTCCTCAGCGGAAGATAAAACTATAGGCTGATTGAATTGTATTCTCCAGGTTTTATTTACTGATACATCATTAGCCTCATCCACATTGGATGCTGAAATAACAAAATTATTCTCTACGATGGTAGAACTAGAAGAACTTTGTGATATCGAATTCTCACTCATATTTTTTTCATAAGAACCAGACACATTCTGGGACGTTGAGGATTTGGCTCCGCTCTGAACTAACGAAGAATTGTCACCATCCTGTGGGCTTTGAGTATTAGATGCATTCTGAATTGATGTAGTTTGAACTTCAGAGGTAGGGGAAACATTATCTGCTAGTACTAAATTACATGGATTTAGCTGATACATCGCAATAATACTTGCAAACATTAAAAAATTTTTTAGTATTTTAACCAATTTTCTCTCTTCTTTCTATGTATGTAAATTTTAAAAAACACCTTTTTTCATTTTATTACTTTAAAATGAACTTTTTATAAACATAATATAGATATTTTGTTACAAAAGTAAATTAATTCTTTAAAAAATAAATTTTATAATTTATTATAATAAATTTTTATTTTTGAATAATTTCTCTTTTAATATGTAATAATAATTACTGTAAAAATCAAAAAAATTCAGGAGGTATAAATAATGATACAAATGAACACTAATACTTTAAATGAACAGAGAGTCAATACACAACAGCTAAGATTTACCCCAATATCATCAAACCACTTAAATTCATGTACTGCTTGTAACTACGGACTTCCTATGCAATCTTATAATAACCCTCAAGCCATGGGAACTCAGATGATGAGTTGTGGAATTAGTCCTTATCAGATGATCACACAACCATATACCTTATCATACCAGGGTACCCAGATGAGAAGTGGAAATTTTAACAACATGGTTCACCATCATCCAATCACAAGAAGCATTATGGTTCAGCCTACGGTAGATATTTCAGAAACATCTAGTGACATTATGATATCTGCATATGTATCAAATGCACCATTAAATGATTTAAATCTCAATGTTAGTAATGATTCATTAACCATTTCAGGCACACTGTCAAATGGAATCAACCATTTTGTACTAAATAGGACAGTTCCTCTTTCCACCAGTGTAAGAGCAGAAGCTCTAGAGGCTACTCTGCAAAGCGGAGTTCTTGAAATCAGATTGCCAAAATCAGAAAAACTCGCTAGAACAGTTCATACTTGTCAAAACACCGGCAATATGATAACAAATAATTAATTCTATATGTACTTTTAATTATTTAAAAGAGTGCCCTACATAAAGAAAATTCTATTAAAATTGGAGCTGTTGGAATATTTTTTACCTACAGCTTCAATTTTATTTGCCTATATTTTAGATATTTACTCCTCATTAAATTCTAAAATCATATCATACCATTTAGCTCCTCCATGTACTGATTTTGATATCCCTTTATTTTTATATCCAAATTTTTCATAATATTCAATAAGATTATCTTTACAGGTTAATATAATTCCTTTACGTCCTGACAATTTTGATGATTTTATCATATAATTCATCAACTGTGTAGCAATTCCCTTATGACGATAATTTGGCACTACATCGAGTCCAAAAATAGTCTGATAGTCTCCTTCTGGCACATGTAATGCAGAATCCTTATAGAGTTTATCATAGATAACAGTACCATTTATCACACATCCATTTATAAATCCAATTATTTCATTATGGATTTCTGCTACAAAAAAGCTCTCTGGGAATGTTTTAATACGCTCTTTTAAAGATGATTTCGCAGCCGCTTCTGCTTGTGGAAAACACTCTGCCTCCACTTTTGCTACTGGGTCTAAATCATTTATATTTACTTTTCTAATTGTAATATTCATTATAACCTTCCTCTCAAAATTATTGAATCCAAATCTCCTTTGCAGTTTCAACAATAAGTTCCAGTTTAGCCCACTGCTCTTCTTCTGTAATCAGATTACCTTCTTCTGTAGATGCAAAACCACACTGTGGACTCAAGCAGAGCTTATCTATATCTACATACTTACAGGCTTCAAAAATACGAGCTTTTAATTCTTCTTTACTTTCAAGACCTCCATGTTTTGTAGTAACAAGTCCTAATACTACTATTTGATCTTTTACAAACCTTAATGGAGAAAAATCTCCTGAACGTTCATTATCATATTCAAGAAAAAAAGCATCTACCTTGGTATTTGAAAAAAGTTCCCTAGAAACAGGTTCATACCCACCTGCTGCAAACCACATAGAATGAAAATTTCCTCTACATATGTGAAGTGCAATTGTCATATCCTTAGGGCAGCACGAAATTGATTCATTAATCAACCTCACATAATCTTTGGCCAGTTTATCTGGATCTACACCTAATTCCACATACCGCTTTCTGTGAATTTCACTGCACAATGTACCCCAGGTGGTATCATCCAGCTGAAGATACCTGCATCCAGCGTCATAAAAGGCTTTTATGGCATGTTTATAGACATCAATGATATCACAGAGAAATTTTTCATTATCTTTATAAAATCTAT
This genomic interval from Clostridium kluyveri contains the following:
- a CDS encoding Ig-like domain-containing protein, which produces MVKILKNFLMFASIIAMYQLNPCNLVLADNVSPTSEVQTTSIQNASNTQSPQDGDNSSLVQSGAKSSTSQNVSGSYEKNMSENSISQSSSSSTIVENNFVISASNVDEANDVSVNKTWRIQFNQPIVLSSAEENIKIVDKKTDKEVPINISLSENNFYVNISSSTSSYAPDNEYLLSVGTGLMSAYNRTLKASFSMTFKTGSIITSINDISVSINQRDSYQLPDVVTANMSNGEKKSVNVTWDNPLGNLNIPGSYVYQGQVEGYDKKVNLNLIINASAETAPSSVTSTSAWIWQLQNEVDAYGGIDNLISKLKSLGIANVCIKYNEGERASGGGMNFREDFLKYVNNFKEAGFKVGTWGYNHFDDVEGEANIIVDALNNSDYYVFDPEDAVSGKTKQAEEICQIVRSKCPNAIIGYTTFPIASYHQDIPYSVFNKYCDFAAPQCYWGEMKWSVTACMDKMIQDYQYYGLDKPIYPLIQSYNVDYSDYETYAGYKFNSTGLWSFDELGSTCQDFLISEGDKLSS
- a CDS encoding Hsp20/alpha crystallin family protein, whose product is MIQMNTNTLNEQRVNTQQLRFTPISSNHLNSCTACNYGLPMQSYNNPQAMGTQMMSCGISPYQMITQPYTLSYQGTQMRSGNFNNMVHHHPITRSIMVQPTVDISETSSDIMISAYVSNAPLNDLNLNVSNDSLTISGTLSNGINHFVLNRTVPLSTSVRAEALEATLQSGVLEIRLPKSEKLARTVHTCQNTGNMITNN
- a CDS encoding GNAT family N-acetyltransferase — its product is MNITIRKVNINDLDPVAKVEAECFPQAEAAAKSSLKERIKTFPESFFVAEIHNEIIGFINGCVINGTVIYDKLYKDSALHVPEGDYQTIFGLDVVPNYRHKGIATQLMNYMIKSSKLSGRKGIILTCKDNLIEYYEKFGYKNKGISKSVHGGAKWYDMILEFNEE
- a CDS encoding 5-methyltetrahydropteroyltriglutamate--homocysteine S-methyltransferase; amino-acid sequence: MNNQVIGRKRDVPPYRYDIVGSFLRPEEIRLARRQYEKKEISKEELKKVEDIEIAKLVKKQKKIGLRAVTDGEFRRGWWHLDFFLGIKGTERIKISQGSNSYNKLMKAETFRVIDNIKFKNHPMIDDFKYLKGITEGCIPKFSIPSPALFHFVESYNSNRFYKDNEKFLCDIIDVYKHAIKAFYDAGCRYLQLDDTTWGTLCSEIHRKRYVELGVDPDKLAKDYVRLINESISCCPKDMTIALHICRGNFHSMWFAAGGYEPVSRELFSNTKVDAFFLEYDNERSGDFSPLRFVKDQIVVLGLVTTKHGGLESKEELKARIFEACKYVDIDKLCLSPQCGFASTEEGNLITEEEQWAKLELIVETAKEIWIQ